A single region of the Gossypium arboreum isolate Shixiya-1 chromosome 12, ASM2569848v2, whole genome shotgun sequence genome encodes:
- the LOC108477594 gene encoding uncharacterized protein LOC108477594 — protein MTELRPMFVHLSLDSDGGLKVVGATRCGFKASDPYRVYSSPYVTHPGGGKMYHDLRGIYWWSGLEREVADFVGSEVYFKVLEEFAKRLWDRSLLPTKVDEKHVVRPDLVSKTKKKVKLICERLKAATGREKSYANLNRRDIEFQVGNKVFLKLSPWKEVLRFDRKGTLSPRYVEQIHDIFHVSMLWKYHSDPSHIVPVEEIEVQPNLTFDEEPIEILDHEVKVLQNMRVSLIKVLWCNHKME, from the exons ATGACGGAGTTGAGACCTATGTTTGTGCACTTGAGTTTAGATAGTGATGGTGGTTT GAAGGTTGTAGGTGCCACAAGATGTGGATTTAAGGCAAGCGATCCTTATCGAGTCTATAGCAGCCCTTATGTTACACATCCTGGTGGTGGAAAGATGTATCATGATCTTCGTGGGATTTATTGGTGGTCTGGGTTGGAGCGTGAAGTTGCGGATTTTGTG GGATCTGAGGTTTACTTCAAGGTTTTGGAAGAGTTTGCAAAAAGGCTTTGGGATCGAAGCTTACTTCCA ACGAAGGTAGATGAAAAGCATGTTGTTAGACCAGATCTAGTTTCTAAAACCAAAAAGAAAGTAAAGTTAATATGTGAAAGGTTGAAAGCCGCAACAGGTAGAGAGAAATCTTATGCGAATTTGAATCGTCGAGATATAGAGTTTCAAGTTGGTAATAAGGTCTTCTTGAAACTTTCTCCATGGAAAGAGGTTTTGAGGTTCGATAGGAAGGGTACGTTGAGTCCAAGGTACGTTGAGCAAATCCATGatatttttcatgtgtctatgctttGGAAGTATCATTCAGATCCGTCGCATATTGTGCCAGTAGAGGAGATTGAGGTTCAACCTAATCTCACTTTTGATGAGGAGCCAATAGAGATTTTAGATCATGAAGTGAAAGTGTTGCAAAACATGAGAGTCTCGTTGATTAAAGTTTTGTGGTGCAACCACAAAATGGAATAG